In the Sorghum bicolor cultivar BTx623 chromosome 4, Sorghum_bicolor_NCBIv3, whole genome shotgun sequence genome, ttattttcgtttatgtttaatactctatgcatgcgtctaaagatttgatgtgacgagaaatctgaaaaattttacaaaataacaAAGCCTTAATCTAGACACCGGCCGTGATTAGTTAAACCGTCGGTTGGTGAGTAAACACGACACGCTGCCCCGCGTCAAGCACCGATGCGCGGGCACAGCCCATGCACGCCGAGTCAGCATCAGCACCAGCATCATCCTATCCTATCCTATCCTATACACCTTGGTGCATGGTGGATCGGCGGACCGAGGACACGAACACGATGCGGGCGGGCTCCCCACGAGTCCACTtgtgcccgcccgcccgcccggacGGTCCGGGGAACAGAGAGGAGGCGGACCAGCCAATCGCGCGGCTGGGGGGCCGCTGCAAGCAGGCGTCCGGCTCTCCTACACGGCCACAGCCACAGCCAACGGCAGGCGGCCAGCCACAGCGCACCGCCCAGCCCAGCCTATGATGAGCTATGATGATTACGATCCAGTACGAAACCACATGCAATCTTTTAATTGCCCTCGTAGAACCATAAATTGGGAAAAAGGGTCCCCCCTCCCCTGGATGAGCCAGCCGGCTTGCATCTCCCACAGTCCCACGCCGCTGAGAAAAGCAATTAATACATATCAAAAAAATGGAAGTCTCATTTTCTTAGAGTAAAAAAAGCAACTAAAATGTATAAAAATATTACTATTTATGATgtataataaatattaattatggaatatatttttataataaatttaattaaatatCTAAATTTGCGACCCCGCACTTGCAGTCATGTTCttccaaacaagccctaaatcTAATACTAGATATAGATTATTCTTCTAAccaaattaatattttttagctTCTAAGAATGCAAGACTTCCAACGATGGAGATAGCAGTACTAGATAACATACAAATACTTTTAACAAATGCCTAAACTAAAATGTTCTTTTAAATTAAAATATCACTAGTATGGTATACATTAGCTCTAAGAATTGAATTGATGGACATATGCTCGTCTCTAACTTCATAAACTTCTTTTTCATTAAAAAAACCCTACTCCATAAACACTCGAAGATGAGGTTGTATGCTCTTTATCAACAAtggctttgtttacttccaatttttttttgcaaaatagaaataaagcagcactttcgtttatatttgacaaatattgttcaatcatggactaactagactcaaaaaattcgtttcgcaaattacagataaactatgtaattagttatttctttatatatatttagtgctctatgcatgtgccgcaagatttgatatgatagagaatgtgaaaaattttgaaaaatattttgtgaactaaacaaggccttagtgtagTCATGTACTTATTTAACGAGTGTAATAATGAGCCTAAAAgtcataaataaaaatattattcgctaatttgttatgagagacAGATTCCATATGTAAGCTTAAACCAACACGAACATCATTTTACCTTCGGAACCACGCAGCCTCTCACCTCGCGCACATCACAACATCATCGAGAAAACGTCaagtaatttttttttgcagaaGGTACATTTTCAACGAAGAAAAAGGATAATAATTGAAACTAATCATTTCTCTTTCCTCGGCAAAGGTTGGAAACCAGACCTATTCCGAGCATCTCACACCGCCACTCGCAGTTTTCTAACCACCTTCCTTCCCCCTCCTCCCCTGACCCTGATGCCACCTTCTCCTCCGGTATCTGTATCCCACCCAGACACAGCTCAGCAGCAGCATCGCATCGCCTCGCCCCCGATTTCTTTTGTCTCTCTCTATCTCCAGTCTTAAAAATCCAACGCCAACGCGGCCGCCGGACGCGCATTGCTCTCCCTCCCTGGCTCGTCTCCTAATCATCGCCACCTCTTCCTCTGCTCCCCCTCCCAGGGGCCGTTCTTGGAGCTCCGGTTCCTTGAGCTGCGCCTGCGTCTGCTGctgacgccgccgccggtggtCGCGTAGGTGGTGGCGGCCCGCAATGGGGAGAAGGAGCAGCCGCGCCTGCTCCCTTCTTGGTTCCGCccagctgctcctgctgctgctctcGCTCGCGCTCGGCTCCGCCGCCGCCCAGAAGGGCTCCACATGGAAGACCCTCAGCGGTAAGCTCGATTTGCTCCGCTCTCACTTCGTTTCTTGAAAAAGTTGGTGTGTATGTGATCTGATCTGGTCGCTCTTCGCTTAAAGATCAGCCTTTTTTTGCCTGTAAACTGCGAATTTGGTTTTTGTCCTACAGCTTGGCCTGGATCTTCAGGATGAACGTGAACTGGCTGCGCatttagttctttttttttgggggggggggggggggggctcaaGTTTCTGTTTTTCCGCAGcaaaatagttttctttttatgttaaaataaaaatagtttTTTAGGGCTTCTGCAGTAAAATAGTTTTGTTAGTCTTTAGCACTGTTTGGGGGACTAGATTTCTGATTGGAAGCTTGGGGCCAGCTATGATGCTTACCTTTTAGCAtttcgtcaaaaaaaaaagaagcacgGTAGCCTTTCCAGCTTAGTGGCATTTGGTTGTGATTCAGTAGCCGCATCTTTTGTGTTCATTTTACTGTTTACATCACCCTGCCCTAAGTACAAGCCTATGCATAATCACTTTCTTAGTGAGAAATACTCGTAAATCATTAGCTGCTGACGCCTACTGTTCATGGCCTGCTTATGGGCCCATGAGGATTGCTTGTTTTGAGAATGGGGTGGGAGTGGATCAGTTCGATGGATATTAATTCGGGTGGTGCTTTGACTTATAACGGTGATAATGGCCGATAATTTCACATGGTCATGCGTGTTTACCAGTTTTATGTCCGTCCGGTAATTTTGGTTTTTTAGTTTCTGCTGTAGCGCTTAGGATTGTTCCAGTACTTTTCGCCATCATGACCCTAACAGTAACACTCATCTCATTGTTCCAGGCAAGGCTCCAGTAATCGTTGCTAAGGGCGGGTTCTCTGGTCTATTTCCTGAGTCCAGTCTATATGCTTATCAGATTCTTGGGAGTCTTAGCTCCCCTGACACAGTCATGTGGTGTGATGTTCGGTTGACAAAGGATGGCGGTGGTATCTGCCTACCAAGCATAGACATGGATAACTGCACAACGATAGCCAATTTTTTTCCACAAGGGAAGAAGACCTACAATGTTAATGGTGTATCTACGGTGGGATGGTTCTCCGTGGACTACACAAGCACTGATCTGCTAAATGTATCTCGTAAGTGGAGTTACAAATTTGTGTTTCCTATTGTCTTGAGCATTTTGATCTTGTTAACTGTTATGGTATTCCTTTTGTACACTCAAAGGAATATGTTCAGATGTCTCATGTCTGTGCATTGAATCTTAAGCCACTTAGTAAATGCAGATGTCATGCTTCATTAACCCATTTTGATATTTGCAGTGAAGCAATCGGTCCTATCTCGTACCGGTGTATATGATGGTATCTTTCCAATAATTCCTGTTGAAAATGTTTACACCCAGTTTAATCCCGTTGCTGTTTGGTTAAATGTCCAGGTAGGGATAAAACTTTATCTAGCGTTGAACTAAAAAGTAGGCGATTTTCCTCCCACCTGAACATTTGTTTTCTTTCCAAATTGCAGCAAGACAGTTTCTACAGCCAGTTTAAGCTTAGCATGAGAAGCTATATCCTGTCTTTATTGAAAAATTTTGTTGTCGATTACATCTCATCGCCTGAAGTGAACTTCCTCACCAGTATATCTGGAAGAGTTAGCAAGAAGACGAAGCTTGTGTTCCGCTTTCTTGACGAACGCTCTATTGAGCCATCGACAAATCAGACTTATGGCTCAATGTTGAAAAATCTAACGTTTGTCAAGACTTTTGCCTCTGGAATACTTGTTCCCAAAAGCTATATCTGGCCTGTTACACCAGATAATTACCTGCTGCCTTATACTTCAGTTGTTGATGATGCTCACAAAGCAGGGCTAGAAATCTATGCTGCTGATTTTGCAAATGACTTTACTATCAGCTATAACTACAGCTATGATCCATTAGCAGAATATCTTTCCTTCATTGATAATGGTGCCTTCTCTGTCGATGGTGTATTGAGTGATTTTCCAATTACTCCTTCAGAGGCAGTTGGTGAGTCCATCTATCCTTTTTTTCTCATGATGCTATTAATAAGGTAGCCACTAGGTCAGTGTGATCTTTTACTTAGAATAGTTATGGAATCATGGTTCAGTTATTTTAAAACTTTTGGCACGAATCTCCTAACAAGATCAAAGATGTAGCATGGATCGTGACCTATTTGGTCTtgatttgttcttctttttcccCTGCAGATTGCTTTAGTAACCTGAACAACAGCAAGATCGATCATGGTACACCTGCTTCCTTTGTCACTTCACGTTCACCTATTTTATAGTGTTACTGAAATTCGTCACACATTCACACTGCAGCTAAACCTCTAGTTATCTCTCATAATGGTGCTAGCGGTGACTACccagactgcaccgaccaagcTTATGAAAAGGCAGTTGCTGATGGTGCAGATGTCATTGACTGTCCTGTTCAAGTGACCAAAGATGGCATACTGATATGCATGAGTTCTGTTGACCTCATGAATGCTACTACTGTTGCAAAATCACAATTTGCTTCGCAAGTAACTACCATCAACGATCTAAAGGCTGGGCCTGGAGTCTTCACCTTCAACCTCACTTGGGATGATATTTCTAAGAACCTAAAGCGTGAGTTGATTTTATGTCATTACCCCTACTTTTCGTAAACCTGAATGTTTGCTTTGCAAATTGAAGTCAAACGTTTAGATATcttcatgtatatatggttatgCTAAGGCATCTTTTTTGTGCAATTGATAACTAGTGAACAGTTAATGGGCCCATCTGTAATTTTTCTTGCACTGATCATGCATTTGCTTCATTTTTTATTGGCAGCCATGATATCGAACCCAGCGATCGGCTTTAACCAGTACAGAAATCCCAGAAACAAGAATGCAGGAAATTTCATGAGATTATCAGACTTTTTGACCTTTGCAAAGGGAAAGGATTTGTCAGGAATCATGATAACTGTTGAGGTAAGAAATTAATGATATGGAAAAATGTTATATCTAGTGTGAACCTAGATTTGAGTGATATGAAGTTGGCTATAGTGCTGTTCCAAATCTCTTACCATTTATCAAGTATACTGCACCGAGATCAATTGCTTTAGGGATTACTTGATAATCATTTTTTTCATAGAAAAAAGTTCACAGATCTGAAAACACAACCTGTACAGTtagtgatttttttttattatatgATTAAAGACTAGACTGGCAGAATCCAAATAAATGACAAATATTTCTAGATTAGTGACCCACAAACTTCATTCTGGTACAGAACCTTGATGAGAGGATTGATAGTTGGGCCACTGAACCCTGTGCCTCACCATCTAGTCTAGTTTTGACCCTGCCACAAGCCCACAAGTAATCTAGTAGAATTAAAAACCACAGTGACCAGTTCATAGACATTTTAGCTACGTAATCCTTCACTAGGTTAACTAGCATTTCTATGTCTAGAACTTGCTTGTGAAGAACCTGAAGTTAAAGTAAATAATGTGACTTTACCCCTAACTAGCTACACTTGACATGGTTTAAAATATGTAAACTTACCCTACAAAAGGATGACCAAAGCAAAGCCAATCCCTTTTTTGTGTCTCATGTGGTGGAGTTCTTGCAAGTCCTCACCgcacctctttctcccttcTCTTTTTAATTTTTGCAGCATGCTGCCttcatggcagaggagcttGGATTTGGTGTGGTAGATGCAGTGATCAAAGCCCTTGATGACTCTGGTTATAGCAAGCAGACTGCCCAGAGTGTTATGATTCAGTCAACCAACAGCTCAGTTCTAGTGAAGTTCAAGCAGGAAACCAAGTACAACCTTGTCTACATGATTGAAGAAAATGTCAGAGATGCTGCACCTTCCTCCCTTGCAGATATTAAGAAGTTTGCTAGTGCTGTTTCTGTTAGCACCACATCTGTTTTCCCGGAAGACCATTATTATTTGACAAACCAGACCAATAATCTTGTTAAGTCCCTTAAGTCTGCTGGCCTCCAAGTTTACGCTTACGTGCTCATGAATGAGTTTGGTACTCAACCAAATGACTTCTTCGCAGACGCCACTGTACAGATTAATGCTTATGTGCATGTGCGAGGTGCTAATGTGGATGGGGTCATCACTGATTTCCCTGGGACTGCTCACAGATACAAATGTAAGTTCCTGATTACAATTTCACAAGTACTGTATCATTTGTTAAGTGATTCAAATATATGAAGTTCTCGATGAATTTATTGGTCACTTTCTGCAGTGAACTCCTGCACGAGCATGGGAAAGAACGCACCACCCTTTATGTCGCCTCCAAAACCTGGTGACCTCCTTACAACCATGCCCCCATTTGCACAACCACCAGCAGCGGCGCCAATGCCGCTCTTGACGGATGCTGACGTCGCAGAACCAGCCCTACCTCCAGTCAGTAACACCACCACGCCTGCATCGCCTTCGGATGCTGCCCTCATGATGCGGACTGATGTCTCGATCCTCATCACATTGCTGATGCTATGTGCTTCCCTCCTCATCTGAAGATAGTCCTGCACAACATCATACGCGGCGTGGCGCATTAGAGTTGAGGATTTCACATTGAGCTGCTAATAGCAATTCTTTCCACCACCT is a window encoding:
- the LOC8055428 gene encoding glycerophosphodiester phosphodiesterase GDPDL3 translates to MGRRSSRACSLLGSAQLLLLLLSLALGSAAAQKGSTWKTLSGKAPVIVAKGGFSGLFPESSLYAYQILGSLSSPDTVMWCDVRLTKDGGGICLPSIDMDNCTTIANFFPQGKKTYNVNGVSTVGWFSVDYTSTDLLNVSLKQSVLSRTGVYDGIFPIIPVENVYTQFNPVAVWLNVQQDSFYSQFKLSMRSYILSLLKNFVVDYISSPEVNFLTSISGRVSKKTKLVFRFLDERSIEPSTNQTYGSMLKNLTFVKTFASGILVPKSYIWPVTPDNYLLPYTSVVDDAHKAGLEIYAADFANDFTISYNYSYDPLAEYLSFIDNGAFSVDGVLSDFPITPSEAVDCFSNLNNSKIDHAKPLVISHNGASGDYPDCTDQAYEKAVADGADVIDCPVQVTKDGILICMSSVDLMNATTVAKSQFASQVTTINDLKAGPGVFTFNLTWDDISKNLKPMISNPAIGFNQYRNPRNKNAGNFMRLSDFLTFAKGKDLSGIMITVEHAAFMAEELGFGVVDAVIKALDDSGYSKQTAQSVMIQSTNSSVLVKFKQETKYNLVYMIEENVRDAAPSSLADIKKFASAVSVSTTSVFPEDHYYLTNQTNNLVKSLKSAGLQVYAYVLMNEFGTQPNDFFADATVQINAYVHVRGANVDGVITDFPGTAHRYKLNSCTSMGKNAPPFMSPPKPGDLLTTMPPFAQPPAAAPMPLLTDADVAEPALPPVSNTTTPASPSDAALMMRTDVSILITLLMLCASLLI